One window of the Thermodesulfomicrobium sp. WS genome contains the following:
- a CDS encoding DMT family transporter, whose amino-acid sequence MKSQPPEPPMERQTRAYLFGLAAVLLWSTVASAFKLSLRHLSVDALVAWASLVSALILAGLARIRGVPMLSGWQQWQPSLLQGAINPFLYYLVLLRAYDLLPAQEAQAINYTWAITMTLMAIFWLGQRVGWRQMLASLVCYFGVVIIATRGDLLGLHFQSPLGVGLALASTLIWGTSWILGLRDTAEPVARLCGNFVCGAVYAFVWLGLRGQWAIPSAAGMLGAAYVGCFEMGLTFVLWGHALRLSRTAAQINNLIYLSPLLSLFWIGHVVGEAIQPSTLAGLACILVGTAIQRLSDRHLKSTEHHA is encoded by the coding sequence GGCCTTCAAGCTCTCGCTGCGCCACCTCTCGGTGGACGCGCTGGTGGCCTGGGCGAGCCTCGTCTCCGCGCTTATCCTGGCCGGTCTTGCGCGCATACGCGGCGTCCCTATGCTTTCCGGTTGGCAGCAGTGGCAACCATCCCTCCTCCAAGGGGCCATCAACCCATTCCTCTACTATCTGGTCCTGCTGCGCGCCTATGACCTGCTCCCGGCCCAGGAAGCCCAGGCCATCAACTACACCTGGGCCATCACCATGACCCTCATGGCCATTTTTTGGCTCGGCCAGCGTGTGGGCTGGCGGCAGATGCTCGCAAGCCTCGTTTGCTATTTTGGGGTGGTCATCATCGCCACCCGCGGCGACCTCTTGGGGCTCCACTTCCAAAGCCCCCTTGGCGTAGGGCTCGCTCTGGCAAGCACCCTCATTTGGGGGACCTCGTGGATCCTGGGGCTTCGCGACACGGCCGAGCCCGTAGCGCGGCTGTGCGGCAACTTCGTCTGCGGCGCGGTGTATGCCTTTGTCTGGCTTGGCCTGCGCGGCCAATGGGCGATCCCCTCCGCCGCCGGCATGCTCGGGGCCGCCTACGTGGGCTGCTTCGAAATGGGACTCACCTTTGTCCTGTGGGGCCACGCACTGCGCCTTTCGCGCACCGCGGCCCAGATCAACAACCTCATCTACCTTTCGCCACTACTCTCGCTGTTCTGGATCGGCCACGTGGTGGGCGAGGCCATCCAGCCATCCACCCTGGCAGGATTGGCCTGCATCCTGGTGGGAACCGCCATCCAACGCCTCTCGGACCGCCACCTCAAAAGCACGGAGCACCACGCATGA